One Sodalis praecaptivus DNA segment encodes these proteins:
- a CDS encoding helix-turn-helix domain-containing protein — MLNRSVYDAFRCLNLLVTVNRPMGIREIGRELALDSAKVTRLMQTLLALEMVFRNEKRKYTLGLGVHRFSASAIHHSAFYTAAIDLLEEIGNHSVSIVIGVLSGKNVVYLIHTRKGKSAARAIGNYDSVPIRDSIIGIKLLAAKSDEEIVELIGVHDFHLLKGDIDAARRHQVLVKTYADGESRMACLLPGMQAAIALSNLSGDTLALETLQKFLVAAAKKLGGG, encoded by the coding sequence ATGTTAAATCGTTCCGTTTATGACGCCTTTCGCTGTCTGAATTTGCTGGTAACGGTCAACCGGCCGATGGGGATCCGCGAAATCGGTCGAGAATTGGCGCTGGATTCCGCCAAAGTGACGCGCCTGATGCAAACGCTATTAGCGCTGGAAATGGTATTTCGTAATGAAAAACGCAAATACACGCTCGGCCTGGGGGTGCACCGTTTTTCTGCCAGCGCGATTCATCATTCAGCCTTTTACACGGCGGCTATCGACCTGTTGGAGGAGATCGGCAATCACTCCGTTTCCATTGTCATTGGCGTGCTGAGCGGGAAAAACGTGGTGTATCTCATTCATACCCGTAAAGGCAAAAGCGCCGCCCGAGCAATCGGGAATTACGACTCGGTACCGATACGCGATTCCATTATCGGCATCAAACTGCTGGCGGCGAAAAGCGATGAGGAAATTGTCGAGCTCATCGGTGTTCATGATTTCCACCTGCTGAAAGGGGATATCGATGCGGCGCGGCGCCATCAGGTGCTGGTAAAAACCTATGCCGACGGCGAGTCGCGCATGGCCTGCCTCTTGCCGGGCATGCAGGCCGCGATAGCGCTGTCGAATTTAAGCGGCGATACGCTGGCATTGGAAACGCTGCAAAAATTTCTGGTGGCGGCGGCGAAAAAACTCGGCGGCGGCTAA
- a CDS encoding sugar porter family MFS transporter encodes MVTHTHIAANSAYMRNVLLITFVTAVGGFLFGFDNGSISGSVGFLQSKFTLSADGIGWVTSSIIIGCILGVAIAGPLSDAIGRKKVLLLTALIFIFGVLGEALATSADMLVWFRIAVGIGIGVETTIAPLYIAEVSPAHIRGRLVSFNQLFNCIGNLAVFSVAAVIANRASEAWNIEHGWRVIFATGIIPAVVFLLLLLWIPESPRWLIRKRRDEQGLAVLRKINPDEHTARQQLDAVKLALRDERQSRVSDLFSPRLRKALMVGFGVALFQQITGINAIFYYAPEIFKTAGVDVSGAMSFTVLIGVMLVAATLVSMWIIDKVGRRSLLIVGAAGMAITLACIGGVFRLNESHTTLLLILILAYVAIFAVSFGTVAYVIISEIFPIQVRGIAVSIATFALWGGNFFVSRFFPVLVENISAANTFFIFAGIAVLALLFVLAMVPETKGKTLEEIELQMNRR; translated from the coding sequence ATGGTCACGCACACACACATCGCAGCCAATAGCGCTTATATGCGCAACGTTTTGTTGATTACCTTTGTTACGGCCGTGGGCGGTTTTCTATTTGGCTTTGATAACGGCAGTATTTCCGGCTCGGTCGGGTTTCTACAAAGCAAATTTACGCTCAGCGCCGACGGTATTGGCTGGGTCACCTCCTCCATCATTATCGGCTGTATTCTCGGCGTGGCGATAGCCGGCCCGCTTTCCGATGCCATTGGCCGCAAGAAAGTCCTACTGCTGACCGCGCTGATTTTCATTTTCGGCGTTTTGGGCGAAGCGCTGGCCACGTCGGCCGATATGCTGGTCTGGTTCCGCATCGCGGTCGGTATCGGCATCGGCGTCGAAACCACCATCGCCCCGCTGTATATCGCCGAAGTTTCGCCGGCGCATATTCGCGGCAGGTTGGTGTCGTTTAATCAGTTGTTCAATTGTATCGGAAATTTGGCGGTGTTTAGCGTCGCGGCGGTCATTGCCAACCGCGCCAGCGAAGCGTGGAATATCGAGCACGGTTGGCGGGTTATTTTCGCCACGGGCATTATTCCGGCCGTCGTGTTTTTGCTGCTATTGTTATGGATCCCCGAGAGCCCGCGCTGGCTAATACGTAAACGCCGCGATGAACAAGGGCTAGCGGTGTTGCGGAAAATTAATCCCGATGAACACACCGCCCGGCAACAGCTTGATGCCGTTAAACTTGCCCTGCGAGACGAGCGTCAATCACGCGTTAGCGATCTGTTTAGTCCGCGGCTGCGCAAAGCGCTCATGGTGGGTTTTGGCGTCGCGCTGTTCCAGCAAATCACCGGTATCAACGCTATTTTCTATTATGCGCCTGAAATCTTTAAAACCGCCGGCGTGGACGTCAGCGGCGCGATGTCTTTCACCGTGCTGATAGGGGTGATGCTGGTGGCCGCCACGCTGGTATCCATGTGGATTATCGATAAAGTGGGCCGCCGTTCACTGCTTATCGTCGGCGCCGCCGGCATGGCAATAACGCTCGCCTGTATCGGCGGCGTATTCCGCCTGAACGAATCGCATACCACGCTGTTGCTGATTCTGATTCTGGCCTATGTCGCCATTTTTGCGGTGTCATTCGGTACGGTCGCCTATGTGATTATTTCGGAAATATTCCCCATTCAGGTCCGCGGCATCGCGGTGTCTATCGCCACGTTTGCCCTGTGGGGCGGCAACTTTTTCGTGTCCCGCTTTTTCCCGGTGCTGGTGGAAAATATCAGCGCCGCCAACACCTTCTTTATCTTTGCCGGCATCGCGGTCCTGGCGCTGCTGTTTGTACTAGCGATGGTACCGGAAACCAAAGGCAAAACGCTGGAGGAAATCGAGCTGCAAATGAACCGCCGATAA
- a CDS encoding 1-phosphofructokinase family hexose kinase gives MTIVIASLNTAIERLLLVEQHRPGEVHRLQDDRTLAGGKGVNVARVLSQLRAGELPSCPAPQLVGFLGGATGMLCRALLAQENLGGQWVDTAGATRICEVIIERQNADNATVYNARGPAIAPEERTRLHQALGQILPGASALVCTGSLPAGMAVGEYGDWIALARQQGVPSLLDTHGEALLQAAQHRPDIIKINRDELQQVSGTSLAALPQQWLAQGVRSVIITNGRRPTVAFTPDGLFAITPPRVATRSAVGSGDAHCAGLIASLCAHPQAPWTDHLRLAAACGAANAASLTAGLAPDSALDVLQQQCAVHAVSTAYLNDPHSPIE, from the coding sequence ATGACGATTGTGATAGCGTCCCTTAATACGGCCATCGAGCGGCTGCTGCTGGTCGAGCAACATCGCCCCGGCGAGGTCCACCGCCTGCAAGACGACAGGACGCTGGCGGGGGGAAAAGGCGTTAACGTGGCGCGGGTGCTGTCACAACTGCGCGCCGGCGAGCTGCCGAGCTGTCCAGCGCCGCAACTGGTCGGTTTTTTAGGCGGCGCAACGGGGATGCTCTGCCGCGCGCTGCTGGCTCAGGAAAATCTTGGGGGTCAGTGGGTCGACACCGCCGGCGCTACCCGCATCTGTGAAGTCATTATCGAACGGCAAAATGCAGACAACGCCACGGTGTACAACGCCCGCGGCCCGGCGATTGCGCCAGAGGAGCGGACACGGCTGCATCAGGCGCTGGGGCAGATCCTGCCCGGCGCCAGCGCACTGGTCTGCACCGGTTCGCTGCCGGCGGGGATGGCCGTTGGGGAGTACGGCGATTGGATAGCCCTGGCCCGGCAGCAGGGGGTGCCGTCGCTATTGGATACCCACGGTGAAGCGCTGTTACAGGCCGCGCAGCACCGACCGGATATCATCAAGATCAATCGGGACGAATTACAACAGGTCAGCGGCACCTCCCTTGCCGCCCTGCCGCAGCAGTGGCTGGCGCAGGGCGTACGCAGCGTCATCATCACTAACGGCCGCCGTCCGACCGTGGCTTTTACCCCCGATGGCCTGTTTGCCATCACGCCGCCCCGGGTCGCCACGCGCAGCGCCGTGGGATCCGGCGATGCGCACTGCGCCGGGTTGATCGCCAGCCTCTGCGCGCATCCCCAAGCCCCGTGGACGGATCATCTCCGGCTCGCGGCGGCGTGCGGTGCGGCCAACGCCGCCAGCCTGACCGCCGGTCTGGCGCCGGATAGCGCTCTCGACGTTTTACAACAACAATGCGCGGTACATGCCGTTTCGACCGCTTATCTCAACGATCCTCACTCCCCCATCGAATAA
- a CDS encoding FGGY-family carbohydrate kinase → MWFLGIDIGTTHIKVMGIAEDGALLPAQKCRTPVTQANGLTFHDARAVWQAVRDLVSHYARHEAKPCGGLAAIAIGTFGQEEAVAVDRAGEMIYPSLAWWENYPDSALSAADRAWLDTPEHYAVSGIRLRPNQSPERLAWLRRNEPALFNRIDKWADFGSYVAWRLTGEWRVSASQITHSQCFDLHTLRPHRPTLERLALRPEWFAPIAGTGDACGAIRPASLPEVELHPGAGVFVGGHDQIMAAYAVQSTQPTDVFDSIGTSEYLMVLTDRYQPTPTAWQLGIDIERTWRNGEYVMGCATPSGKMMQTLAELFYRGDFAPLFQDLAQPCAPGALQVTLGEEEHQGLFSLQNLHAGVTPQQVLYGVLDAIADRTRHLLGHMCELGAIRLQDAVLMGSLFQRPEMVAHRQARWQMPLYVSELAEPVATGAAMIAREAWLAHGEAAV, encoded by the coding sequence ATGTGGTTTCTCGGAATCGATATCGGCACGACCCATATCAAAGTGATGGGGATCGCTGAAGACGGCGCGCTGCTCCCGGCGCAAAAATGCCGTACTCCCGTCACACAGGCTAATGGACTGACGTTCCACGACGCTCGCGCGGTATGGCAGGCGGTGCGCGATTTGGTCAGCCATTATGCCCGCCATGAGGCAAAACCCTGCGGCGGCCTCGCGGCTATCGCCATCGGCACCTTTGGCCAGGAGGAAGCGGTCGCCGTCGACCGGGCAGGCGAGATGATCTACCCCTCGCTGGCCTGGTGGGAAAATTACCCGGACAGCGCACTGTCGGCGGCGGATCGCGCCTGGCTGGACACCCCGGAGCATTACGCGGTGTCCGGTATCCGGCTACGTCCGAACCAAAGCCCCGAACGCCTGGCCTGGCTGCGCCGGAACGAGCCCGCGCTGTTTAACCGCATCGACAAATGGGCGGACTTTGGCAGCTATGTCGCGTGGCGGCTTACCGGGGAATGGCGGGTCAGCGCATCGCAAATTACCCATTCCCAGTGCTTCGACCTGCACACCTTACGTCCCCATAGGCCGACGCTCGAGCGTCTGGCGCTACGCCCGGAGTGGTTCGCCCCTATCGCCGGTACCGGCGACGCCTGCGGCGCGATACGGCCCGCCAGTCTGCCCGAGGTCGAGCTCCACCCCGGCGCCGGGGTGTTCGTCGGCGGCCACGACCAGATTATGGCCGCCTATGCGGTACAAAGCACCCAGCCGACCGATGTGTTCGACTCCATCGGCACTTCGGAATACCTAATGGTGTTGACCGACCGCTATCAACCCACCCCGACGGCCTGGCAGTTGGGTATCGACATCGAGCGCACCTGGCGCAACGGCGAATATGTCATGGGCTGCGCCACGCCTTCCGGCAAAATGATGCAAACGCTGGCCGAGCTATTTTACCGCGGCGATTTCGCTCCCCTGTTCCAGGATCTGGCGCAGCCCTGTGCACCAGGCGCGCTCCAGGTCACCCTCGGCGAGGAGGAGCATCAGGGGTTATTTTCGCTACAAAATCTGCACGCCGGCGTCACGCCGCAGCAGGTGTTATACGGCGTACTGGATGCCATCGCCGATCGTACGCGCCACCTGCTGGGACACATGTGCGAGCTGGGGGCGATCCGCTTGCAGGACGCAGTCCTGATGGGCTCGTTGTTCCAGCGCCCGGAGATGGTCGCGCATCGTCAGGCGCGCTGGCAAATGCCGCTGTATGTCAGCGAACTGGCGGAACCGGTTGCCACCGGCGCCGCCATGATCGCCCGCGAAGCCTGGCTGGCGCACGGGGAGGCGGCGGTATGA
- a CDS encoding FAD-binding oxidoreductase: MSAIAQLITALKEQLPAECVLSDADTLQASSHDTWPLSTKLKRIGCHDYQADVVVQVTDEAQIQRVLALATAYDVPVTPRALASSVTGQPLPTQGGIVLDLTKMTPSKDINTTNLTVEVSAGYNGGKLEDELQQMGWTLGHSPQSLYQSSVGGWLSTLATGQFSSYYGGIEDLITAYTVILATGEKIRLKASPRAAMGPDLRQLFIGAEGTLGIVTAVQLKMFPLPPTRLFETLALPDVEAGLAIMREQAMAGLRPFLLRLYDTAEARHAMQNPEQNQPVMFLGTQGIDAIARAEMAAFLTIAQRHGGNTLGPDGALRWMDRRFDFSTVENLLDSDGGFAETIEIAHTWEGINSLYHALNRALTPLAGEVLSHFSHVYPQGTSMYMIVLGREASDRLAVDKLKTVWRVTMEICLAHGAELSHHHGGGLVRSPYARASLGSAHRLLRRLKHALDPNGILNPGKLGI; the protein is encoded by the coding sequence ATGTCAGCCATTGCCCAACTCATCACCGCCTTGAAAGAGCAGCTCCCCGCCGAGTGCGTGCTGTCGGATGCGGATACCCTCCAGGCGTCCAGCCATGACACCTGGCCGCTGTCCACCAAACTCAAACGAATAGGATGCCATGATTATCAGGCGGATGTTGTGGTCCAGGTCACCGATGAAGCGCAAATCCAGCGGGTGCTAGCGCTGGCCACCGCGTACGATGTGCCCGTCACGCCGCGCGCGCTGGCGTCCTCGGTGACCGGGCAACCGCTGCCGACGCAGGGCGGTATTGTGCTGGACCTGACCAAAATGACCCCGTCAAAGGACATCAATACCACCAATCTGACGGTGGAAGTGTCCGCCGGCTATAACGGCGGCAAGCTCGAGGACGAACTGCAGCAAATGGGCTGGACCCTTGGCCACTCGCCGCAGTCGCTTTACCAGTCCAGCGTGGGCGGCTGGCTCTCCACGCTGGCAACCGGCCAATTTTCCTCCTATTACGGCGGGATTGAGGATTTGATCACCGCTTACACGGTGATTTTGGCGACCGGCGAAAAAATTCGCCTTAAAGCTTCACCGCGCGCGGCGATGGGGCCGGATTTGCGGCAGCTGTTCATCGGCGCGGAGGGCACGCTCGGCATTGTCACCGCCGTTCAGCTTAAAATGTTCCCGCTGCCGCCCACCCGGCTGTTTGAAACGCTGGCGCTGCCGGATGTCGAAGCCGGCCTGGCGATTATGCGTGAACAGGCTATGGCGGGACTGCGCCCGTTTTTATTGCGCCTCTATGACACGGCCGAAGCCCGGCACGCGATGCAAAACCCTGAGCAAAACCAACCGGTCATGTTTCTCGGCACGCAGGGGATAGACGCGATTGCCCGGGCGGAAATGGCGGCGTTTTTAACCATCGCCCAGCGCCACGGCGGTAATACGCTGGGACCGGATGGCGCGCTGCGCTGGATGGATCGTCGCTTTGATTTTTCCACCGTGGAGAATCTGCTCGACAGCGACGGCGGCTTTGCCGAAACCATCGAGATCGCCCACACCTGGGAGGGCATCAACAGTCTTTATCACGCCCTCAACCGCGCCCTGACGCCGCTCGCCGGCGAAGTATTATCGCACTTTTCCCATGTTTATCCGCAGGGCACCTCCATGTACATGATTGTGCTTGGCCGCGAAGCCTCAGATCGATTAGCGGTGGACAAACTTAAGACCGTCTGGCGCGTAACCATGGAGATCTGCCTCGCCCATGGCGCCGAACTGTCTCACCACCACGGCGGCGGTCTGGTGCGGTCCCCCTATGCCAGAGCCTCGCTGGGATCGGCGCATCGCTTGCTGCGCAGGCTTAAGCATGCGCTCGACCCCAATGGCATTCTTAACCCTGGCAAGCTTGGGATCTGA
- a CDS encoding class I fructose-bisphosphate aldolase, with product MMDSRTGKAIRMGRLLRPETGHAVVVAASHGVMSGPPSGLRTRQEIANVFTQLRAADGVMVSPGMIPLVENTFIGRDRPAFVLHLDWKNHARSIYTPGKDGRGEGVLAQLAEIDEVAASGIDAVMTYLYLGQKDTALEQAEIVRNTRIARDCERHGIALIIEPRSALEGVDPDALSAKVMSLYCRIAADLGADLVKALWPGSVEAFGQITDTCYTPILLAGGAGGDDPLSTLQLASDAMQAGAKGVMFGRRVFRAEQPAQVLSALAAVVHDNQSVEQASRLLER from the coding sequence ATGATGGATTCCCGAACCGGTAAAGCGATTCGTATGGGGCGCCTGCTACGCCCGGAAACGGGCCACGCCGTGGTGGTGGCGGCGTCTCATGGGGTGATGTCGGGCCCGCCTTCGGGCCTGCGCACCCGCCAGGAGATAGCAAACGTGTTTACCCAGCTGCGCGCCGCGGATGGGGTCATGGTATCGCCGGGAATGATCCCGCTGGTGGAAAACACCTTCATCGGCCGCGACCGGCCGGCGTTTGTGTTGCACCTGGATTGGAAAAACCACGCTCGCAGTATTTACACCCCGGGCAAAGACGGCCGCGGCGAGGGGGTGCTGGCACAGCTGGCGGAGATAGACGAGGTGGCGGCCAGCGGTATCGATGCCGTGATGACCTATCTGTATCTCGGCCAGAAGGACACCGCCCTCGAACAGGCGGAGATCGTGCGCAATACCCGCATTGCCCGGGACTGCGAACGTCACGGTATCGCCCTCATCATCGAGCCGCGCTCCGCGCTGGAAGGGGTTGACCCGGACGCCCTGAGCGCAAAAGTGATGAGCCTTTATTGCCGGATCGCGGCGGATTTGGGCGCCGATCTGGTGAAAGCGCTCTGGCCGGGGTCGGTTGAGGCTTTTGGTCAGATAACCGACACATGTTATACTCCGATTTTGCTGGCCGGGGGCGCCGGGGGCGACGATCCCCTGTCCACATTACAACTGGCCTCGGACGCGATGCAGGCGGGCGCCAAAGGGGTGATGTTCGGCCGCCGGGTGTTTCGCGCCGAGCAACCAGCGCAAGTCCTGTCTGCGTTGGCGGCCGTGGTGCATGACAATCAGAGCGTGGAGCAGGCGTCGCGGCTTCTGGAACGGTAA
- a CDS encoding YhfZ family protein, whose protein sequence is MTVKAQGLEHLSPVAFIARSILQLGLGGRLLTTSQYQERLGIGSGTVQKALLELKKAGAVTLVSRGHQGTFVVAWDFPRLWDAARLPPVHILLPPRGSLEATLVASAMARQCEEWGVVVTIGYLRGARSRLAAFAAGEADIVLLSAGSAQVLLPEDDAAAGYTLLNVGEGTYYRPGSLVVVEKLGNLWAGRPRVGIDFHSSDHQRLTRAQFPAADYDYVETDFTLLPRAVFLGEIDTGVWHQEASLIPLDGVGLAVTPRLRPQAQRLANDISSAVLVAQSDTPVARLMSLLDTCRIAQDIHLQDETNALALSSRLPIRFP, encoded by the coding sequence ATGACGGTTAAGGCGCAGGGGCTGGAGCATCTCTCTCCGGTCGCGTTTATCGCCCGCAGTATTCTTCAGCTCGGCCTGGGTGGGCGACTGCTCACCACCTCGCAGTATCAGGAGCGTCTCGGCATTGGGTCGGGCACGGTGCAAAAGGCGCTGTTGGAGCTGAAAAAAGCGGGGGCCGTCACGCTGGTCTCGCGCGGCCATCAGGGGACTTTTGTCGTCGCCTGGGATTTTCCCCGCCTGTGGGATGCGGCGCGGCTGCCGCCGGTGCACATTCTGCTGCCGCCGCGGGGCTCTTTGGAAGCCACGCTGGTCGCTTCGGCGATGGCGCGGCAATGCGAGGAATGGGGCGTTGTTGTCACCATCGGCTATCTGCGCGGCGCCCGCTCCCGCCTCGCGGCCTTTGCCGCCGGTGAAGCGGACATTGTGCTGCTCTCCGCCGGCTCCGCCCAGGTGCTGTTGCCTGAGGACGATGCGGCGGCGGGTTATACCCTGCTTAATGTGGGCGAAGGGACCTATTACCGACCCGGCAGTTTGGTGGTGGTCGAGAAATTGGGCAATCTTTGGGCGGGCAGGCCGCGGGTGGGTATCGATTTTCACTCCAGTGACCACCAACGTCTGACGCGCGCGCAATTTCCCGCCGCCGATTATGATTACGTGGAAACGGATTTTACCCTGCTGCCGCGGGCGGTGTTTCTCGGTGAAATCGATACCGGCGTCTGGCATCAGGAAGCGTCGCTTATCCCCCTTGACGGCGTCGGGCTTGCGGTGACGCCCCGGCTGCGGCCGCAGGCGCAGCGGCTGGCGAACGACATATCTTCAGCGGTGCTGGTGGCGCAGTCCGACACCCCCGTGGCCCGGTTAATGTCCCTGTTGGATACTTGCCGTATCGCGCAGGATATTCATCTGCAGGATGAGACTAACGCGCTCGCCCTTTCCTCCCGTTTGCCTATTCGGTTTCCCTGA
- a CDS encoding LysR family transcriptional regulator has protein sequence MHRTGLTELDVILAVAHRQSFRGAARELGMSATAVSRAVAGLEARLNVRIFNRSTRSVALTDAGRRYIARIAPALAEIQRASDEISSQTAAPSGTLRINAPPECATLLFEPLLRDYLQRYPAMRVDIATEPRRVDIVAEGFDAGIRLAEFVPQDMIAVPLTGEARMLIVGSPAYFTRHGKPRTPDCLVHHQAIGMRLSHGGIYHWELERHGQKHVVNMPTRLVLNEMPAIHQAVCSGIGLAFMAQWFIHAELTNGRLISVLEEWCPPFGGLQLYYPGRRHVPAGLKALIELIHEQRDRRA, from the coding sequence ATGCACCGTACCGGACTGACAGAGTTGGATGTGATCCTTGCCGTGGCCCACCGGCAGAGCTTTCGAGGCGCTGCACGGGAGCTGGGCATGTCCGCCACGGCGGTAAGCCGCGCGGTGGCGGGTCTGGAAGCGCGGCTGAACGTGCGTATTTTCAATCGTTCAACCCGCAGCGTGGCGCTGACCGACGCCGGCCGACGTTATATCGCCCGCATTGCTCCGGCGCTGGCCGAAATACAGCGCGCCTCGGACGAAATCAGCAGCCAGACGGCGGCGCCGTCGGGGACGCTGCGCATCAACGCCCCGCCAGAATGCGCCACGCTACTGTTTGAACCGCTGCTGCGGGACTATTTGCAGCGTTATCCCGCGATGCGCGTCGATATCGCCACCGAGCCGCGCAGGGTGGATATCGTCGCGGAGGGCTTCGACGCCGGCATTCGGCTGGCGGAATTCGTGCCGCAGGATATGATTGCCGTTCCCCTGACCGGAGAGGCGCGTATGCTGATTGTCGGCAGTCCGGCCTATTTTACCCGCCACGGTAAACCCCGGACACCGGACTGTCTCGTCCATCATCAGGCCATCGGCATGCGCCTGTCCCATGGCGGGATATACCATTGGGAGCTTGAGCGCCATGGGCAAAAGCACGTGGTAAATATGCCGACGCGCCTGGTACTGAATGAAATGCCCGCTATCCATCAGGCGGTCTGTAGCGGCATCGGTCTGGCATTTATGGCGCAATGGTTTATCCACGCCGAACTTACCAATGGCAGATTAATCAGCGTTCTTGAGGAGTGGTGCCCGCCGTTCGGCGGATTGCAGCTCTATTATCCCGGCCGACGCCATGTACCGGCCGGACTGAAAGCGTTGATCGAACTTATTCATGAACAGCGCGACCGGCGTGCGTAA
- a CDS encoding aldehyde dehydrogenase family protein — MQHIDKIYINGGFVTPHGTEIFHTINPATEEAIGTVRLADEIDARRAIAAAKAAFPAWSQTSTAERVAALTRLHHAVAARESQLMAAIIAEYGAPIARSRWMARYPAEVIAQAIDTLASFAFEEPAGAARVSLCPVGVAGLITPWNSNAGFICNKLATALAAGCSAVIKPSELSAQQTQIVTEALHEAGLPPGVVNIVTGRGEVAGAEISRHPDIAKISFTGSTAVGKDIVAASAGNLKRVTLELGGKSPTLILDDADLDLAIPMALTAGFMNSGQACIAGTRILVPQHRLKVCEAAVVQALAHFRSGRPGDPETAIGPMVSRKQWQRVQNYIRLGVQEGATLLAGGEGRPAGLDKGWFVKPTVFTGVDNAMRIAREEIFGPVLTLMAYRDDADAVAIANDSDYGLSALILGHDRRRAQALARQIECGRVLINTLDHEPQAPFGGMKQSGLGREMGKWGMLAYLEPKAVLAG; from the coding sequence ATGCAGCACATCGACAAAATCTATATTAACGGCGGCTTCGTCACGCCGCACGGCACGGAAATCTTTCACACCATCAACCCAGCAACGGAAGAGGCGATCGGCACGGTGCGGTTAGCCGATGAAATCGACGCGCGGCGGGCGATAGCGGCGGCGAAAGCCGCGTTCCCCGCGTGGTCGCAGACGTCGACCGCGGAACGCGTTGCCGCGCTCACGCGTCTGCACCACGCGGTGGCCGCCCGCGAGAGTCAACTGATGGCGGCAATTATCGCCGAATATGGCGCGCCCATCGCGCGTTCACGGTGGATGGCACGCTACCCCGCGGAGGTGATTGCGCAGGCCATCGATACCTTGGCGTCATTTGCCTTCGAGGAACCGGCCGGCGCCGCGCGCGTCAGTCTGTGTCCGGTGGGCGTGGCGGGATTGATTACGCCCTGGAACAGCAATGCGGGATTTATTTGCAATAAGCTTGCCACGGCGCTAGCGGCGGGGTGTAGCGCGGTCATCAAGCCCAGCGAATTAAGCGCGCAGCAAACGCAGATAGTGACCGAAGCGCTGCATGAAGCGGGCCTGCCGCCGGGCGTGGTGAATATCGTTACCGGCCGCGGCGAGGTGGCGGGAGCGGAAATCAGCCGCCACCCGGATATCGCCAAGATTTCGTTTACCGGATCCACCGCCGTGGGCAAAGACATTGTGGCCGCCAGCGCCGGCAATCTGAAACGGGTGACGCTGGAATTGGGCGGCAAATCGCCGACGCTTATCCTCGACGATGCCGATTTGGATCTAGCGATACCCATGGCGTTGACGGCGGGGTTTATGAACAGCGGGCAGGCCTGTATTGCCGGGACGCGGATATTGGTACCGCAGCACCGTCTCAAGGTGTGCGAAGCCGCTGTGGTGCAGGCGTTGGCGCACTTTCGCTCGGGCCGTCCAGGGGATCCGGAAACCGCGATCGGGCCGATGGTGAGCCGTAAGCAGTGGCAACGCGTACAGAACTACATACGTCTCGGTGTACAGGAAGGGGCGACTCTGCTGGCGGGCGGAGAAGGGCGCCCGGCCGGACTGGACAAGGGCTGGTTTGTTAAACCTACGGTCTTTACCGGCGTTGATAATGCGATGCGTATTGCCCGCGAAGAGATCTTCGGCCCGGTGTTGACGTTAATGGCTTATCGCGATGACGCCGATGCCGTGGCGATAGCCAACGACAGCGACTATGGTTTAAGCGCGCTGATATTGGGCCACGACCGCCGTCGTGCGCAGGCGCTGGCGCGGCAAATTGAGTGCGGCCGTGTGTTGATTAATACGCTTGATCACGAGCCGCAGGCGCCGTTCGGCGGTATGAAACAATCGGGTCTGGGGCGCGAGATGGGGAAATGGGGCATGCTGGCCTACCTAGAGCCGAAAGCGGTATTGGCGGGCTGA
- a CDS encoding IclR family transcriptional regulator, whose amino-acid sequence MSQKETEAEASYRIDAVDCALDVLMIVSSDPHLGLSEIARKLGASRQRIFRMLRNLEARGMIERSRDGKTFHLGYQSLLIGNAARAQIDLVCLAEPILREVGLQVAETVQLRIRDGLETMCIASWEPEREIRVNAIIGRRRPLHTGSSKIFLAFMPEEERERYLSTALAAYTANTLTDQSTLRARLADIRQQHYNVSRGEVSDDLLSISAPVFAAEQRVVATMSISAPAARVVKDNIDTWAALVVQAAGRLSQMLGYARAG is encoded by the coding sequence GTGAGTCAGAAAGAAACCGAGGCAGAGGCCAGCTACCGCATTGACGCCGTAGACTGCGCGCTGGATGTGTTGATGATCGTCTCAAGCGACCCCCATCTCGGTCTTTCCGAGATTGCCCGCAAGTTGGGCGCCAGCCGACAGCGCATTTTCCGCATGCTGCGCAATCTCGAGGCCCGCGGCATGATTGAACGGAGCCGGGACGGCAAAACGTTTCATCTCGGCTATCAATCGCTGCTTATCGGTAATGCCGCCCGTGCGCAGATCGATTTAGTGTGTTTGGCTGAACCGATTTTACGTGAGGTGGGATTACAGGTGGCTGAAACCGTGCAGCTCCGCATCCGCGACGGGCTGGAAACGATGTGTATCGCCAGTTGGGAGCCGGAGCGAGAAATCCGCGTCAATGCCATTATCGGCCGTCGACGCCCCTTACATACCGGCTCAAGCAAGATTTTTCTGGCGTTTATGCCGGAGGAGGAGCGCGAGCGGTATTTGTCCACGGCGTTGGCGGCCTATACCGCCAATACCCTGACCGATCAGAGCACGCTGCGCGCGCGTCTGGCCGACATCCGCCAGCAGCATTACAACGTCAGCCGCGGCGAAGTGAGCGATGATTTGCTGTCCATCTCCGCGCCGGTGTTTGCCGCCGAGCAGCGGGTGGTGGCCACCATGAGTATCTCGGCGCCGGCGGCGCGGGTGGTGAAAGACAATATCGACACCTGGGCCGCGCTGGTGGTACAGGCGGCAGGACGATTGTCGCAAATGCTGGGCTATGCGCGGGCGGGTTAA